Proteins from one Bacteroidota bacterium genomic window:
- a CDS encoding T9SS type A sorting domain-containing protein, translated as MRYFYIAILFFLVHSSVLAQFIISPGLYTLGTSDKPTPENLVNLPFIDGVVIRTKWEIVEKQPGQFDWSYIDSEVKNAKKFGKKSVIQILGSPVWIRDSLGAQVYFYLDQNEYHPTFGDTLFDYVPWDNIYLQRVTNVITALGAKYAADTNIASINAVSGSISRNLPEKIADGRNFWEVYHYNPDTLVAKLCKVLDHYMIAFPHTPLWSSMDYVSFETKATGKSRNYVCGEYAKYGVAKYPDRFGLWREDISGCTVYPPNSGSQWSVMNTYPERTGAQMLWHVQDGPARMNQCGISDSTKAGVMKAALEKGRKFGMRYFEVYGSDVKDTSLHAVFTSFAEQLRSKLTEAKQENENSNVDHFELFQNYPNPFNPITTISYHLREGSHVELTVRDILGKTVATIIKASQEAGYHSKQFEASQFSSGIYFVQLRGGVSMRIIKMQLVK; from the coding sequence ATGAGATATTTTTACATCGCAATTTTATTTTTTCTTGTTCACTCATCAGTATTAGCACAATTCATTATCTCTCCCGGTTTGTACACATTAGGAACCTCAGATAAACCGACCCCTGAAAATCTTGTCAATCTACCGTTTATTGACGGAGTCGTAATCCGAACGAAGTGGGAAATTGTTGAGAAACAACCCGGTCAATTCGATTGGTCGTATATCGACTCCGAAGTGAAGAATGCCAAAAAATTTGGGAAGAAATCGGTAATCCAGATTTTGGGGAGTCCGGTGTGGATACGAGACTCGCTCGGCGCACAGGTATATTTTTATCTTGATCAAAATGAGTATCACCCAACATTTGGTGATACGCTGTTCGACTATGTACCGTGGGACAACATCTATCTTCAGCGTGTTACAAATGTAATTACGGCGCTTGGAGCAAAATATGCAGCCGACACAAATATTGCTTCTATCAACGCTGTCTCCGGAAGTATTTCGCGAAATTTGCCGGAAAAAATCGCCGATGGCAGAAACTTTTGGGAAGTATATCATTACAATCCCGATACACTCGTGGCGAAACTATGCAAGGTGTTGGATCACTATATGATTGCATTTCCGCACACACCGTTATGGAGTTCAATGGATTATGTGTCGTTCGAAACAAAGGCAACGGGAAAAAGCCGTAACTACGTCTGCGGAGAATATGCAAAATATGGTGTTGCCAAATATCCTGATCGGTTCGGATTGTGGCGAGAAGATATCAGCGGATGTACCGTTTATCCGCCGAATTCAGGGTCACAATGGAGTGTGATGAATACATATCCTGAACGGACCGGCGCGCAGATGCTCTGGCATGTTCAGGATGGTCCAGCGCGGATGAATCAGTGTGGAATTTCAGATTCGACGAAAGCAGGTGTAATGAAAGCAGCGCTGGAAAAAGGAAGAAAATTCGGCATGCGATATTTTGAAGTATATGGCAGTGATGTGAAAGATACTTCATTACATGCTGTATTCACCTCCTTTGCAGAGCAACTCCGATCAAAACTAACGGAAGCAAAACAAGAAAACGAAAATTCCAACGTTGACCATTTTGAATTATTCCAAAACTATCCCAATCCGTTTAATCCAATAACAACAATCAGTTATCATTTAAGAGAAGGGAGTCATGTAGAGTTGACCGTACGCGATATTTTAGGAAAAACGGTGGCTACAATAATAAAAGCTTCACAGGAGGCGGGATATCATTCTAAACAATTTGAAGCTTCACAATTTTCTAGTGGAATCTATTTTGTACAATTACGAGGCGGAGTATCAATGCGTATCATAAAAATGCAATTAGTGAAATAA
- a CDS encoding cohesin domain-containing protein, translating to MKKIFFLIAFLFSVSLPAQIKVWSQSTEADFSKGMFNRTVTVVNTDGEVQLIHPVTREGNPALDATTPRNVSYDDQGNYLKGWITSKKVYIQKFNSQGQQLSGAIEVSERTKTDGITVGVGLLNDGRFAVSWAENFDSTNGFSYTPRYVQFFTTANEKIGSNTRIFGLSNATHSIPRPIVDQINKRFFIIGTEGNSTIGFQSYGWFYTPEGTKLRDSIKIVPASITKNEYHIDGAFHNGKFALVWDGGDDNVGPDETYFTLADSNGNLLLSPVIANGSAPKGSSSLVVFDAAGNSCVTWNYVPGVYPGPPGQIYSQTFDFTGNKIGSSKRLTDLVSGDIYWKEMFSANGMFKLGYGVGFHDGQPEQQWASFWKVQNATSGNFISQIFDAGVQQTHYKTFSWNGVTPTGTSLKFQLRSSKTQDEIQSSQWSGPTSGLDYYTNALEENINSAISQKRFIQVKAFFRSETNGNTPVLNDFSITYSSSDSIAPAPISNITAHGEHHRNMIGWTKSPSTDVKSYRIYRAEGVKNFDLGTFVVIPSNTASYIDSSVSFDILYRYGVTAVDSTFNESVMIESGSFSPKVMKIFVSSSGTEAGDGSASHPFATIPKAIEYSYKGDTVYVLPGDYRGDIVMKEGISLIGAGASITRLIEPVGSTSFSTASHTVVKGFSFVLRGIWCYGSDVLVTENIFTGTGSDLGIGIWNNAVVVISKNIISNFFVGIQIRANRADIRNNIIQSGICIQVWGGNDNIVNNIFVLKAGLIGIQCTRGAVTLRNNCIAGFPPPGTYITSIQNTINISLQLLYNDRWGFNSASDIALSSTEISVDPMFVSKEKNNFHLKSGSPCINAGDPSSEYNDKDGSRNDIGAYGGPDPMPEDLSAAFSTELSVKGGTGFPGDTVAVNVLLSVAAGVQKIHMDITFDENIGTFIDASTASLTNAFTVSVEGIQKGKRSIHLNGPSEILSGGGPVAVVRFKTNPSITNTTRSAVELSGEIFDGGNNRIVLSSIASGLIVVQSTTQFAHKKYVDAAFTGISDGSIYHPYQTIQQGIDSAKANDTVCVASGTYQGPISMKSDVYVQGAGASITTIIRPNDPLISIPTTVRFINVKNSGISGCTLINEASIGTVIEVMSSNAEIALNKIDQAAMAMYSVIVSSGSHVTIRDNYFIESKYGGTSMISVSANDAIITRNVFAPSSAIDAVVLNSANHATVTNNRFFLSKEMMTAITGMTSKQSLISNNLFSGTAVAGNGIKLFNADSTVVVNNIFDVRKTGISDNGGNQSILNNVFLNSTVGISVSQSAAHRYNLFWKNTTNVANGNLDTTELTADPQFTDMQRGNFFPAPLSILPNAGDPVLQWNDRDGTRNDIGIYGGPKADTMMFVAANMRLRIGSVSGAPGDTVKIPVIASGVIGMSGLQLMIEYDAGRIQLLNIHTQKATHSFSMVRKNIGQSIVSIELIGSEPSVIDSAAVVELIMRVLPNATGSAFVNFQNVYVVSGAAQPISVQNTENGIINLSPASVSRATSTAPALFVLEQNYPNPFNPSTTIRFTIHASGFTTLKVYDVLGKEVATLVNEYLESGVYHQRTFNAAKLASGIYFAHLKSGGDIRLKKMILIK from the coding sequence ATGAAGAAAATATTTTTTCTAATAGCATTCCTTTTCAGTGTATCGCTTCCCGCCCAAATAAAAGTATGGAGTCAATCCACTGAAGCTGATTTTTCCAAGGGTATGTTTAATCGTACTGTCACTGTTGTCAATACTGATGGTGAAGTGCAATTGATTCATCCCGTAACGCGGGAGGGGAATCCCGCGCTTGACGCAACAACACCGCGAAATGTCAGTTACGATGATCAAGGAAATTACCTGAAAGGGTGGATTACTTCAAAAAAAGTGTATATCCAAAAATTTAATTCCCAAGGACAACAGTTAAGCGGAGCAATTGAGGTTTCGGAAAGGACTAAGACCGATGGTATAACGGTTGGAGTTGGTTTATTGAATGATGGACGTTTTGCGGTCAGTTGGGCAGAAAATTTCGATTCAACGAACGGATTTTCCTACACTCCGCGTTATGTTCAATTCTTTACCACTGCGAATGAGAAAATTGGAAGTAATACACGTATTTTTGGACTGAGTAATGCCACGCACAGTATACCGCGCCCTATTGTTGACCAGATCAATAAACGTTTTTTTATTATCGGTACGGAAGGAAATTCAACAATAGGATTTCAATCGTACGGGTGGTTTTACACTCCCGAAGGGACTAAACTAAGAGATTCTATTAAAATTGTTCCTGCAAGCATCACAAAAAATGAATACCACATCGATGGTGCGTTCCACAATGGGAAGTTTGCACTCGTATGGGATGGAGGAGATGATAATGTCGGGCCAGACGAAACCTATTTTACGCTTGCCGACTCAAACGGCAATTTATTGTTGTCACCTGTTATTGCAAACGGTTCTGCTCCCAAAGGGAGTTCTTCTCTTGTCGTATTTGACGCCGCCGGCAACAGCTGCGTAACATGGAATTATGTACCGGGTGTGTATCCTGGTCCCCCCGGACAAATCTATAGTCAGACATTTGATTTCACCGGGAACAAAATCGGAAGTTCGAAGCGGCTGACGGATCTTGTCAGTGGAGATATTTACTGGAAGGAGATGTTTTCCGCTAACGGAATGTTCAAATTGGGGTACGGTGTGGGATTTCATGATGGCCAGCCCGAACAACAATGGGCTTCGTTTTGGAAGGTACAAAATGCAACTTCCGGAAATTTTATCTCACAAATTTTTGACGCAGGAGTTCAGCAAACACACTATAAAACTTTCTCTTGGAATGGTGTTACACCCACAGGGACATCACTGAAATTTCAGTTACGATCTTCCAAAACACAAGATGAAATCCAATCTTCGCAATGGAGCGGTCCAACATCGGGATTGGATTATTATACAAATGCTTTGGAAGAAAACATTAACTCAGCAATAAGTCAGAAAAGATTCATTCAGGTAAAAGCATTTTTTAGGTCTGAAACGAATGGAAATACTCCGGTGCTAAACGATTTTAGTATTACCTATTCATCTTCTGATTCAATAGCTCCAGCCCCGATTTCGAATATCACTGCTCATGGTGAGCACCATCGGAATATGATCGGATGGACAAAAAGCCCGTCGACCGATGTCAAATCGTATCGAATTTACCGTGCGGAAGGTGTGAAAAATTTCGACTTGGGGACTTTTGTTGTTATACCATCCAATACGGCTTCGTACATCGATTCCTCTGTTTCGTTTGATATACTCTATCGGTATGGTGTTACTGCTGTGGACAGCACATTTAATGAAAGCGTCATGATCGAGAGCGGATCATTTTCTCCAAAAGTGATGAAAATTTTTGTTTCATCATCGGGAACGGAGGCAGGGGACGGATCGGCATCTCATCCATTCGCAACAATCCCTAAAGCGATTGAATATTCATATAAGGGGGATACCGTATATGTACTCCCGGGCGATTATCGAGGAGATATTGTGATGAAGGAGGGGATCTCATTAATTGGCGCAGGTGCTTCAATAACACGATTGATAGAGCCGGTGGGATCCACTTCTTTTTCAACGGCAAGCCACACCGTTGTCAAAGGATTTTCGTTTGTTTTACGTGGTATATGGTGCTATGGATCGGATGTACTGGTGACGGAAAATATTTTCACCGGTACAGGGAGTGATCTTGGGATTGGTATTTGGAACAACGCTGTTGTGGTAATCAGTAAAAACATTATTTCAAACTTCTTTGTTGGCATACAAATCAGGGCAAACAGAGCTGATATACGGAACAATATCATTCAGTCAGGAATTTGCATTCAGGTGTGGGGAGGGAATGACAATATTGTGAATAATATATTTGTGTTGAAGGCTGGATTGATCGGTATACAATGCACTCGCGGAGCGGTTACTCTTCGCAACAATTGTATTGCCGGTTTTCCGCCACCCGGCACCTATATTACTTCCATTCAAAATACCATCAATATTTCATTGCAGCTACTGTATAATGATCGATGGGGATTCAACAGTGCTTCGGATATAGCATTAAGTTCAACAGAAATTTCCGTCGATCCGATGTTTGTGAGCAAAGAAAAAAACAATTTTCATCTGAAAAGCGGTTCCCCGTGCATCAATGCCGGAGATCCATCATCGGAATATAATGATAAGGATGGTTCCAGGAATGATATCGGAGCATACGGCGGACCAGATCCGATGCCGGAAGATCTTAGCGCGGCTTTTTCCACAGAACTTTCGGTAAAAGGAGGGACCGGATTTCCAGGAGATACCGTAGCGGTTAATGTTCTTCTTTCGGTGGCAGCCGGAGTACAGAAAATACATATGGATATTACATTTGATGAGAATATTGGAACATTCATCGATGCGTCAACGGCTTCATTGACAAACGCATTTACCGTTTCTGTTGAGGGAATTCAAAAGGGAAAACGGTCTATTCATCTTAATGGTCCTTCGGAAATTCTTTCGGGCGGCGGACCCGTTGCAGTCGTACGATTCAAAACTAATCCATCGATTACCAATACGACGCGCAGTGCCGTTGAACTTTCCGGAGAGATTTTTGACGGAGGGAACAATCGAATTGTTCTTTCATCAATTGCTAGCGGACTGATTGTTGTGCAGTCCACGACACAATTTGCGCACAAGAAATATGTTGACGCCGCTTTTACGGGAATATCGGATGGCTCTATCTATCATCCATATCAAACTATTCAGCAGGGAATTGATAGTGCAAAAGCCAACGATACGGTATGTGTTGCATCTGGAACGTATCAAGGTCCGATCTCAATGAAAAGTGATGTATATGTACAGGGTGCCGGTGCAAGCATCACCACAATTATACGCCCCAACGATCCACTCATCAGCATTCCGACAACAGTACGATTTATAAATGTAAAAAATTCTGGAATTAGCGGTTGCACTCTTATTAATGAGGCATCGATAGGAACAGTTATAGAAGTGATGTCGTCGAACGCCGAAATCGCATTGAATAAGATTGACCAAGCAGCCATGGCAATGTACTCGGTGATTGTTTCTTCCGGTTCTCATGTGACGATTCGGGACAATTATTTTATCGAGTCAAAGTATGGCGGCACCAGTATGATTTCTGTCTCCGCAAATGATGCCATCATCACACGCAACGTTTTTGCTCCTTCGTCTGCAATTGATGCGGTTGTCTTGAACTCCGCAAATCATGCTACAGTCACAAACAATCGGTTCTTTCTTTCGAAGGAAATGATGACGGCAATAACAGGCATGACGTCAAAGCAATCACTCATCTCCAACAATCTTTTTTCAGGAACTGCTGTTGCCGGAAATGGAATAAAGCTTTTCAATGCCGACAGCACTGTTGTTGTGAACAATATCTTCGATGTTCGAAAAACAGGTATCAGCGACAATGGCGGCAATCAATCGATTCTGAACAATGTTTTTCTGAATAGTACTGTTGGTATTAGTGTGTCGCAATCTGCAGCACATCGATATAATCTTTTCTGGAAGAATACAACGAACGTTGCAAATGGAAATCTTGATACCACAGAGTTAACCGCTGATCCGCAATTCACGGATATGCAACGAGGAAACTTCTTTCCCGCACCATTATCCATACTCCCCAATGCGGGAGATCCAGTGTTACAATGGAACGATCGTGATGGAACACGGAACGATATTGGCATCTATGGCGGCCCTAAAGCTGACACAATGATGTTCGTCGCTGCAAATATGCGACTTCGCATTGGCAGTGTTTCAGGTGCACCCGGAGACACAGTGAAGATCCCCGTTATCGCATCCGGTGTGATAGGCATGTCCGGATTGCAATTAATGATTGAGTATGATGCTGGGCGTATACAGTTATTGAATATTCATACTCAGAAAGCTACTCATTCCTTTTCCATGGTGAGAAAGAATATCGGACAATCAATTGTTTCCATTGAACTGATCGGCTCCGAGCCTTCGGTAATCGACAGTGCTGCCGTAGTGGAATTGATTATGCGTGTGTTGCCGAATGCTACTGGGAGCGCATTCGTGAATTTCCAAAATGTGTATGTAGTTTCCGGCGCAGCGCAACCTATCTCAGTTCAAAATACTGAAAATGGAATTATCAATCTTTCGCCAGCTTCGGTGAGTAGAGCAACAAGTACTGCACCGGCACTATTTGTCTTGGAACAAAACTATCCCAATCCGTTCAATCCGTCGACCACTATTAGATTCACGATTCACGCTTCGGGATTCACGACATTGAAAGTGTATGATGTTTTAGGAAAAGAAGTTGCAACGCTGGTGAATGAATATCTCGAATCCGGCGTCTATCATCAGAGAACATTTAATGCGGCAAAACTTGCGAGCGGCATCTACTTCGCCCATTTGAAAAGCGGTGGTGATATACGATTAAAAAAAATGATATTGATAAAATAA
- a CDS encoding T9SS type A sorting domain-containing protein: MKKFITFFILLYTTTWAQFSGSYNIGTGETYTTLKAAFDAINAGTVTGNVTFYITSDLTESANVGLGVNTSGFSITIRPNQDVARTITFTSTTDNTGPSGHFVIGNPTPTLSWTDATTISTSNITIDGYASGFTTKRLKFTNSSASTANARLITVVGGCDNIVIKNCVFENNSTSATSPVCIVAVARIGTAIDAAPTNLTIENNTMTGTGSNVSMGMRITNSGSATSRVTGFVFKNNTVTARRRLLEINYTTGGNIYNNEFTTIQTGAPGTISYGLWTSANVAGTINIYNNKFLQSSTQETGAFGHRVISLASAATYNIYNNTFAGMEKTAASTAGLNLTYLFFSGVAGTIYHNTFYMPALTNASSTGYYSCIQLSGNTAQIKNNIFISDEATHTNPYFISAVPTPVSDCNNFYMRQSNTNHKVVSTYTTVAAYQSANPTKDINSKSINVTFTTATDLHLSGGSNGDVNLIGETGLSISTDIDGNSRSGTYPYMGADEATTVLPVELTSFTAVISGNRVELLWKTETEVDNYGFEIERSMMITGTWEKIGFVNGAGNSNAPKSYSFTDDMVSGGQYSYRLKQIDRNGNFTYHNRIEVNVNLVAGTYQLMQNYPNPFNPATTIRFSIKNVEQATVKVYDVTGREVTTLFNDIAQAGQVYNVQFNASGFASGMYFYVLHTPNYREVKKMNYTK; this comes from the coding sequence ATGAAGAAATTCATTACTTTTTTCATTTTGTTATACACAACGACATGGGCTCAATTTAGCGGATCATATAATATTGGCACAGGAGAGACATATACCACTTTGAAAGCTGCTTTTGATGCTATTAACGCCGGTACGGTAACAGGGAATGTGACGTTTTATATTACGAGCGATTTAACCGAATCGGCGAATGTCGGTTTGGGAGTAAATACTAGTGGTTTTAGCATTACCATTAGACCCAATCAGGATGTAGCTCGTACAATAACTTTTACAAGCACGACTGATAATACAGGACCTTCAGGTCATTTTGTTATTGGAAATCCTACGCCTACGTTGAGTTGGACGGATGCAACTACAATTTCTACCAGCAATATAACGATTGATGGTTATGCATCGGGATTTACTACCAAAAGATTAAAATTTACTAATTCAAGCGCTTCTACCGCTAATGCGCGTTTGATAACAGTTGTTGGAGGATGTGATAATATTGTTATAAAAAATTGCGTTTTTGAAAACAACTCTACTTCCGCAACATCTCCAGTTTGTATTGTTGCTGTTGCACGTATAGGAACAGCCATAGATGCTGCACCCACAAACTTAACGATTGAAAACAATACAATGACGGGTACGGGATCAAATGTTTCTATGGGTATGAGAATTACAAATTCTGGATCAGCTACTTCTAGGGTGACAGGATTTGTTTTTAAAAATAATACCGTTACAGCAAGGCGCAGACTGCTTGAAATAAACTATACAACAGGAGGAAATATTTATAATAACGAGTTTACCACTATTCAAACTGGTGCACCCGGAACTATTTCTTATGGTTTGTGGACTTCAGCAAATGTTGCGGGAACGATAAATATTTACAATAATAAATTTTTACAATCATCTACTCAAGAAACAGGAGCGTTTGGGCATAGGGTAATTTCATTAGCCAGTGCTGCAACCTATAATATTTATAACAACACCTTTGCCGGAATGGAGAAAACGGCGGCTTCAACAGCTGGTCTAAATTTAACGTATTTGTTTTTTAGCGGTGTTGCAGGAACAATCTATCATAACACATTTTACATGCCAGCATTGACAAATGCTAGTTCAACAGGATATTATAGTTGTATTCAATTATCTGGAAATACCGCTCAAATTAAAAACAATATTTTTATTAGCGATGAGGCTACACATACCAATCCATATTTTATCAGCGCTGTTCCTACACCAGTGAGTGATTGTAACAATTTTTATATGCGTCAATCAAACACAAATCATAAAGTTGTCAGTACTTATACCACAGTAGCTGCTTATCAATCTGCCAATCCGACAAAAGATATAAATTCGAAATCGATCAATGTAACATTTACAACTGCAACCGATCTTCATCTTTCTGGTGGCTCGAACGGCGATGTTAACCTTATAGGTGAGACCGGTCTAAGTATCTCAACCGATATCGACGGCAATTCGCGAAGTGGAACATACCCATACATGGGGGCTGACGAAGCAACCACTGTTCTTCCTGTCGAGCTCACTTCCTTTACTGCTGTTATTAGTGGAAATCGAGTTGAGCTGCTATGGAAGACAGAAACAGAAGTAGACAATTATGGATTTGAAATCGAGCGAAGCATGATGATTACCGGTACATGGGAAAAAATTGGGTTTGTCAATGGTGCAGGGAATAGCAATGCACCGAAATCATATTCGTTTACGGATGATATGGTGAGTGGTGGACAGTATTCCTACCGGTTGAAACAGATTGATAGGAATGGAAACTTCACCTATCACAACAGGATAGAAGTGAATGTCAATTTGGTGGCAGGTACATATCAACTTATGCAAAACTATCCGAATCCTTTTAACCCCGCAACCACCATCCGTTTCTCCATAAAAAATGTTGAGCAGGCAACGGTAAAGGTGTATGATGTAACAGGCCGCGAGGTAACTACATTGTTTAATGATATCGCACAAGCGGGACAGGTGTATAACGTTCAATTTAATGCTTCCGGGTTTGCAAGCGGTATGTATTTTTATGTTCTGCATACTCCCAATTACCGAGAAGTGAAAAAAATGAATTACACGAAATAA
- a CDS encoding T9SS type A sorting domain-containing protein — protein MNRFIVVSSFVILFTGDIHAQSFHSGNFLLYIDSVISAMPSGIGTNEYKTPTSTQGLLFGTAVEHCLTKKYTDAQVAAKYFGYHVIAFTDTTTAPNRLYYILLRGRDSSNHWGTFVFNPSPRRSKLVIQSPHELFDTKTGAQGAYVFQELSALAFFLNGSHRCNSATASQCSGTTTACGGVSAPFKISDQAHSVDGTFQLGTIILLQQKSDAIVVQLHGFGKGTGDPDLIMGNGTNKSPINNDYLLQLKNALSTIDTSLTFKVAHIDTSWTELTGTTNTQGRLINNSENPCSTKPGEATGKFLHIEQAYSKLRDTKTNWKKVSDALGIVFPAEPTSVKTSSSKLPNEFLLLTNYPNPFNPTTVIYYKLPSTGFTSLKVYDDIGREVAQLVNEVQHEGEHTVQFDGKILSNGVYIVRLFCEGKFQLMKMLLIK, from the coding sequence ATGAATAGATTTATTGTTGTTTCTTCCTTTGTAATTCTCTTCACTGGCGATATACACGCTCAATCATTTCACTCCGGTAATTTTTTATTGTATATCGATAGCGTTATTTCTGCAATGCCATCAGGTATCGGCACAAATGAGTATAAAACACCTACATCCACACAAGGATTATTGTTTGGAACTGCCGTTGAACACTGTCTCACAAAAAAATATACCGATGCCCAGGTCGCTGCAAAATACTTTGGGTATCATGTGATAGCCTTTACAGACACCACAACGGCGCCAAACCGTCTGTATTATATTTTACTTCGGGGAAGGGATTCTTCGAATCATTGGGGAACATTTGTTTTCAATCCTTCGCCGCGTCGTTCAAAGCTCGTGATTCAATCACCCCATGAATTGTTTGATACAAAGACTGGTGCTCAAGGCGCATACGTCTTTCAGGAACTTTCCGCGCTGGCATTTTTCCTGAATGGTTCGCATCGGTGTAACAGTGCAACGGCATCACAATGTAGTGGAACAACTACCGCGTGCGGTGGTGTAAGTGCGCCGTTCAAAATATCTGATCAAGCACATTCAGTTGATGGGACATTTCAATTGGGAACGATTATTCTCCTACAGCAAAAAAGTGACGCTATTGTCGTGCAATTACATGGATTTGGAAAAGGAACCGGTGATCCGGATCTGATTATGGGGAATGGCACAAATAAATCGCCGATTAATAATGATTATTTACTCCAATTGAAAAATGCTCTTTCAACGATAGATACATCGCTCACTTTTAAAGTAGCACATATTGATACTTCCTGGACAGAATTAACCGGAACAACAAACACACAGGGTCGACTGATAAACAACAGCGAGAATCCCTGTTCAACAAAACCTGGTGAGGCTACAGGAAAATTTCTTCACATTGAACAGGCATATTCCAAATTACGCGACACGAAAACGAATTGGAAAAAAGTTTCCGATGCGCTGGGAATCGTCTTTCCGGCAGAGCCAACATCGGTGAAGACATCTTCGTCAAAATTACCAAATGAGTTTCTACTGCTTACCAATTATCCCAATCCTTTTAATCCCACAACAGTAATTTATTACAAGCTACCATCCACCGGATTTACTTCTCTTAAAGTGTATGATGACATCGGACGGGAGGTTGCACAATTAGTTAATGAAGTGCAGCATGAAGGGGAGCATACGGTTCAATTTGATGGGAAAATATTGTCTAACGGGGTATATATTGTAAGATTATTTTGTGAAGGAAAATTTCAGTTGATGAAAATGTTGTTGATAAAATAA
- a CDS encoding T9SS type A sorting domain-containing protein has protein sequence MKTTLILFVGMIIIGSTMTHGQVNETFDGTTFPPSGWTINSTGGSTVWSRLTSNTKNSSAGTASSTSPSLGVTKNLTLSLNSSSSVTTLTYFVAVSSLTSGTGATLVVQAGTDTSAMTTLRTINLEDNGTFTANTYIQFTDNIDGTLASNQSGSIDLRSQNTVFIRWSHQKVSGTAASCRLEDVAIPNSAPLPVELMSFTAIAKDRGIELMWKTATEVNNAGFEIEKKVYGSWKKIGFVEGHGTINAPQSYCYNDADVKGTLSYRLKQIDRDGKYEYSNIVEAIAGFTVADFGLAQNYPNPFNPNTIISFAMKNAEHVNVSVFNALGQTVATLFNGIANPNELYSLNFNGKNLSSGTYFYALRCASRNEVRKMLLMK, from the coding sequence ATGAAAACAACACTGATTCTTTTTGTAGGGATGATCATCATCGGTTCGACAATGACGCACGGTCAAGTAAATGAAACGTTTGATGGAACAACATTTCCGCCGAGCGGATGGACTATCAATTCCACTGGTGGTTCGACAGTATGGAGCAGGTTAACCAGCAATACAAAAAATTCAAGTGCGGGCACTGCAAGTTCTACCTCTCCTTCGTTAGGAGTAACCAAAAATCTTACTCTTTCTTTGAACTCCTCGTCATCTGTTACAACATTGACATATTTTGTTGCCGTAAGCTCATTGACATCCGGGACAGGTGCCACATTGGTTGTTCAAGCAGGAACTGATACAAGTGCAATGACAACTCTCAGGACAATAAATCTTGAGGATAATGGTACGTTTACGGCAAATACCTATATTCAATTTACCGATAACATTGACGGTACCTTGGCATCAAATCAATCTGGCAGCATTGATTTACGATCTCAAAATACTGTCTTTATACGCTGGAGCCATCAAAAAGTATCCGGCACTGCCGCTTCGTGTCGATTGGAAGATGTTGCAATTCCAAATTCAGCTCCGCTTCCAGTTGAGCTCATGTCATTCACTGCCATTGCAAAAGATCGTGGTATTGAGTTAATGTGGAAAACCGCAACCGAAGTGAATAACGCCGGATTTGAGATTGAAAAAAAGGTGTATGGATCATGGAAAAAAATCGGTTTTGTTGAAGGTCACGGGACAATCAACGCTCCACAATCTTATTGCTATAATGATGCAGACGTAAAGGGAACATTATCCTATCGTTTAAAACAGATTGACAGGGATGGAAAATATGAATATAGCAATATCGTTGAAGCGATAGCAGGATTTACAGTTGCAGATTTTGGACTTGCACAAAACTATCCCAATCCGTTCAACCCAAATACCATAATTTCCTTCGCAATGAAAAACGCAGAACATGTGAATGTTTCGGTCTTTAATGCGCTTGGTCAAACGGTGGCAACGCTTTTCAATGGTATCGCAAATCCGAATGAATTGTATTCATTGAATTTTAACGGAAAGAATCTTTCCAGCGGAACATATTTTTATGCACTCCGCTGTGCTTCACGGAACGAAGTGCGAAAGATGTTATTAATGAAATGA